The Marinifilum sp. JC120 genome segment GATCCTTTGGATTCCCTTCGGGATCATCTTTTCGCTGATTACCATCACCCAGATAGTGGGGCTTGCCATATCAATTGTAGGAATCCCGGTGGCCTTGGTTTTAGCAAAGTCCCTGCGGACCATCTTCAATCCGGTTGATATGATCTGTGTGCCCGCTGTGGTTGCGCAGGAAGTGCAGCGCCGCAAGGATGAGGATGCTATAAATAAGCACATTCGTTAGTTGTTGAAGTTTCGTTGGAGATTTGAAAGCCCCGCGCTCGGATGAGTGCGGGGCTTTATGTTTTACGAGCGGATTGACCTTCATAGGCTAAGCAAATACTTTGTGTTAAAGGAGTTCCTATGACTGCTGATTACCTAAAATCCGAATCCCTGACCGCGTTGCTTGGCGAAATTGATGAGCGCAAAGCGCAGCTTGATGCTTGCCGCGATTTCGTCAGTTCCAAGATAGTAGACGCCCTGAATATTGAATACACCTACGACAGCAACCGTATTGAGGGAAACACTCTTACTCTGCGCGAGACCGACCTTGTCATCAACAAGGGGCTGACCATCGGCGGCAAGTCCATGCAGGAGCATCTTGAAGCGGTCAATCATTACGAAGCCATTCAGTACGTACGTGAGTTGACCGCAGAACCCATTTTTTCAGAGAAGGTTATCAAGGACATTCACGGTATTATCCTGCAAGGCATAGATCGTGAAAATGCCGGGTGGTACCGCAGCGTTCCGGTGGCTATCTCCGGTAGTAGGTATCTCCCGCCGCAGCCGTGGCAGGTTCCGATATTAATGGAGCAGCTGGTTGCATGGTATGCTGAGAGCGAACCTGTTCTGCATCCCGTTGTACTTGCTGCGGAAGTGCATGAACGTATCGCCACAATTCATCCATTCATAGACGGCAACGGGCGAACTGCTCGGTTAGTAATGAACTTAATTTTGATGCAGCGCGGCTACTTGGTCGTAAATATCGCCGGGGATACCGAGAGTCGTCTGGCTTATTATGGAGCATTGGAGAAATGTAATCTTGAGGACGAGAAGGGCGATTTTATTGAATTGATTGCCGGATATGCTTTGAAGAGTTTGTGTGGGATTTTGGAGCGGGTGAGGTGAAATGAGTGAGTTTGAAAGAGTAGTCCCCAAGCTATCTAGTGTTAGTGATCCAAAACAAAGATCATTGTCGCTACGAATTATGCATGCAGTTTGTTGTACCGGAAGACAAAAAATTAAAGTTGTTGATGATCGGCTTGAATATAGTGGGCTGTCTTCAAATAAATTAGTTAATTATTATTCGGCAATTGAGGGGATATCAAGGTTTATACTACTAAAAAGATTGCTATATGAAATTGGAAGTAATTGTGTTGTCGAGATAACCAAGGATTTAATTGAGGACAAATACAGGGGTTGTAAAAGCATTCCTCATAATGAGTTAATAAAAGAAGTAAGTTGTATTTATCCCAAATATTTTGATGAAGATAATGTTCAATCGGCTTGGTCAGAATATGATAAATTTAAAGAAGTCCGAAATTATTTAGTGCATGAGTGTGGGATGATTAATAGTCGTGATGCAAACATGCTAATTGCGACGGCCGAGATAATTTTAGATGTGCTAAAGCAGATAGTAAAGAGTGAAAAAGGAATGAATAAGTTATATTTTGAAGTTGAGAAAAAGACATAAAAATTTAGTTTTTGAAATACAAAAAGCCGGACCTCCTCAAGGAGACCCGGCTTTCATCATAACATCTTTAACTATCCACAACCGAAATACTATTCAGCCTTTTCCTCATCAGAAGATTCAGCAGGCTTAGCTTCTTCAGCTGTAGCTTCAGGAACATCTTTCTTGGCGTGAATCATGTCCTTTCTATCTACATGATACTTATCAGCTGCGGGCTTGCCGCGATTCTGACGCTTTTTCTTGGGCGGCTCTACGCTCATTTCGCAACCAGCCATGTTGCGGGCGAAGACGAGGAACCCGGTGTGACCGACCATGCGGTCTTCGGGGCGTAAGCGTTCTGCAACGGGCTTGTAGTTACGTACGAAAATTTCGCAGACTTCCTGTTCTTCGAAGGGCATGTCTTCCATGGCCTTCAAAAGATCGCTGACCTGATTGGTGGTCGGCAGCAGGAAACCGCACATTGCACCGGGAATTACTGCTTTGGGGATGTGGTGCAGGTAATCCCACGGGTTGGGTACGTCGAGGAAGAGGGCGTCGCAATCGCTGGCGAGGAAACCGTCTTCGATGTTCAGGTTGAACTGCTCAACGCGGTTTTCAAGTCCGGCCCATTCGAGATTCTTGCGGACCAGCTTGTAAAATTCGGGGCGTTTCTCGTGGGTGTATACCTTACCGGTATCACCTACGTAGTAGGCCAGTGCGGTGGTCAGACCGCCGGAACCGGAACCGGATTCTACAACTCTTGTACCGGGACCGATACCCAGCTTGAGCAGCAGGTAGCTGATCTCTTTGGGATACATGATCTGGGTCTGGCGTTTCAGACCCTGAATGATATCGTATATGGTGGGTTTCAGAATCTGGTATTTGTGGCCCAAGTGGGTTTCCACAACCTTTCCGAACCCGCCGGCGAGGATGTTGTCGGTCAACATCATGCCGTCATGTGTGTGTATTTCTTCCCCGGGATTGATCATGCGCAGGTAGCGCTTGCCCTTGGGGTTGATAAGCAAAATTAATTGTCCAGCTTCAAGCATTAGACTTCCTCCTGAATTGATCTCTCGCCCGATTACGGATGAAACAGCATAAAGTCAAGGTCGCAGATAAAGCACCATCTGCGGCGTAAAGTGAATTGCTAGCTAGTTATTCGAGCGTTACAAGACTTTACCCCCGTGGGGTGCTGCGAAAATAGTCACCATATATACCACTTGAGTTTTTTGACATTTAGGCATAAGTGCTTAACTACCGCATTGAATAGAATTTATCTTCGCGCAGTTATTTTTACACATCTCCCGCAAAAATCACAGTTGGAATTAAGAGAGCACGCTTGTTGAATTGACAACGGCGAAGCCCCGACAAAAGTTTTTGGGATTCTTAAACCCTTTTTTCAAAAAGGGTTTAAGCCGCCGGAGGCGAAATTGTTTCGATAAAAATCGCGAAGCGCATCAAATTTAATTGATTTTTTTGCTTCTTGATGAGGCCGTTATGGGTT includes the following:
- a CDS encoding Fic family protein, whose translation is MTADYLKSESLTALLGEIDERKAQLDACRDFVSSKIVDALNIEYTYDSNRIEGNTLTLRETDLVINKGLTIGGKSMQEHLEAVNHYEAIQYVRELTAEPIFSEKVIKDIHGIILQGIDRENAGWYRSVPVAISGSRYLPPQPWQVPILMEQLVAWYAESEPVLHPVVLAAEVHERIATIHPFIDGNGRTARLVMNLILMQRGYLVVNIAGDTESRLAYYGALEKCNLEDEKGDFIELIAGYALKSLCGILERVR
- a CDS encoding tRNA (adenine-N1)-methyltransferase, whose protein sequence is MLEAGQLILLINPKGKRYLRMINPGEEIHTHDGMMLTDNILAGGFGKVVETHLGHKYQILKPTIYDIIQGLKRQTQIMYPKEISYLLLKLGIGPGTRVVESGSGSGGLTTALAYYVGDTGKVYTHEKRPEFYKLVRKNLEWAGLENRVEQFNLNIEDGFLASDCDALFLDVPNPWDYLHHIPKAVIPGAMCGFLLPTTNQVSDLLKAMEDMPFEEQEVCEIFVRNYKPVAERLRPEDRMVGHTGFLVFARNMAGCEMSVEPPKKKRQNRGKPAADKYHVDRKDMIHAKKDVPEATAEEAKPAESSDEEKAE